The genomic segment GTTCCCCGTCGGAGCAACCCCCATTAAACGTGCATTTAACTTATCTTGCATGTAGCCTTTTAATACACCATTTTCAATTAATGTATTATATTGGCCAGCAACACCTTCATCATCAACACTTAATGAGCCACGACGATCAGCCATCGTGCCATCATCAACAATGGTACATACAGAAGAGGTTACTTGCTCACCAATTTTACCTGAGAACACTGATGACCCTTTACGGTTAAAATCACCTTCAAGACCATGGCCTACAGCTTCATGCAATAGAACACCAGGCCAACCAGAACCTAGAACGACTGGCATCATTCCCGCGGGAGCGGCATCAGCATCAGCATCAAGATTAACCAACGCCTGACGAATTGCTTCATCTGCGAATTCAAGTGCGATTGATTTACCGTTAACTTCAGTTAGGAAATAATCATAGCCATAACGACCACCACCACCAGCACTGCCTCGTTCTCGCTTATCACCACGTTGGACTAATACACTGATAGAAAGACGAACCAATGGGCGTATATCTGCTGCATAAGTACCATCCAATGCAGCAACAAGCATTTGCTCGTATACACCACTAATGCTTGCTGATACTTCTTGAACTAAAGGTTCTTTTGCTCGGATGTAAGCATCAACTTCTTCAAGCAATGCTATTTTTTGTTTCTTATCTAAACTATTAAGTGGGTTAATTGGCGCGTAAAACTGAGGTGCCGTTTGAGTTGTAAACGCCTTAACTCTTCCTTCCCCACCTTGCTGAACAATACCGCGAGCCGCTTTTGCGCTTTGAGTTAATGCATCAAGATTAATTTGATCGGAATAAGCAAAACCCGTTTTTTCACCTGCTACGGCACGAATACCAACACCGCGATCGATATTAAAAGAGCCATCTTTAATGATGCTATCTTCAAGAACTAGCGACTCATGCCAACAAGATTGAAAGTAAATATCAGCATAGTCTACATCTCTTTT from the Aliivibrio wodanis genome contains:
- the tldD gene encoding protein TldD; translated protein: MSLQEVEQSLLSQAGIGQQELSQTLSTIAKRDVDYADIYFQSCWHESLVLEDSIIKDGSFNIDRGVGIRAVAGEKTGFAYSDQINLDALTQSAKAARGIVQQGGEGRVKAFTTQTAPQFYAPINPLNSLDKKQKIALLEEVDAYIRAKEPLVQEVSASISGVYEQMLVAALDGTYAADIRPLVRLSISVLVQRGDKRERGSAGGGGRYGYDYFLTEVNGKSIALEFADEAIRQALVNLDADADAAPAGMMPVVLGSGWPGVLLHEAVGHGLEGDFNRKGSSVFSGKIGEQVTSSVCTIVDDGTMADRRGSLSVDDEGVAGQYNTLIENGVLKGYMQDKLNARLMGVAPTGNGRRESYAHLPMPRMTNTYMLPGEHTPEEIISTVKKGIYAPNFGGGQVDITSGKFVFSASEAYLIEDGKITRPVKGATLIGSGMEAMQQISMVGNDLSLDRGVGVCGKAGQSVPVGVGQPTLKLDALTVGGTE